The following coding sequences are from one Gossypium raimondii isolate GPD5lz chromosome 4, ASM2569854v1, whole genome shotgun sequence window:
- the LOC128040556 gene encoding NADH-ubiquinone oxidoreductase chain 1: protein MAFVQRRKGPDVVGSFGLLQPLADGLKLILKEPISPSSANFSLFRMAPVATFMLSLVAWAVVPFDYGMVLSDSNIGLLYLFAISSLGVYGIITAGRSSN from the coding sequence ATGGCTTTTGTGCAACGTCGAAAGGGTCCTGATGTAGTGGGATCGTTCGGATTGTTACAACCTCTAGCAGATGGTTTGAAATTGATTCTAAAAGAACCTATTTCACCAAGTAGTGCTAATTTCTCCCTTTTTAGAATGGCTCCAGTGGCTACATTTATGTTAAGTCTGGTCGCTTGGGCCGTTGTACCTTTTGATTATGGTATGGTATTGTCAGATTCGAACATAGGGCTACTTTATTTGTTTGCCATATCTTCGCTAGGTGTTTATGGAATTATTACAGCAGGTCGGTCTAGTAATTAG